One part of the Moorena sp. SIOASIH genome encodes these proteins:
- a CDS encoding zf-TFIIB domain-containing protein: MKQLNCPKCTGRLEPVTCHDIEVDRCVNCKGIWFDSLEAEILKKIKGSESLDIGDPEIGSELNKIKHDICCPRCGAKMIRMLDIDEYSIWYEKCFQCHGVWLDAGEFRQYKHNFQPRGVLHRVKRMFRQQKDIPNPVF; this comes from the coding sequence GTGAAGCAACTTAATTGCCCAAAGTGTACAGGAAGATTAGAGCCAGTTACCTGCCATGACATTGAAGTAGACCGCTGTGTCAACTGCAAAGGCATTTGGTTTGATTCCCTGGAGGCCGAAATACTCAAAAAGATTAAAGGTTCTGAGAGTCTAGATATTGGAGACCCGGAAATCGGCTCTGAGCTGAATAAGATCAAACATGATATTTGCTGTCCCCGCTGTGGAGCCAAAATGATCCGCATGCTTGATATTGATGAGTACAGCATCTGGTACGAAAAATGTTTCCAATGCCACGGGGTTTGGCTAGATGCTGGGGAATTCAGGCAGTATAAGCATAATTTTCAGCCCAGAGGTGTTCTACATCGAGTTAAGCGCATGTTTAGACAGCAAAAGGACATCCCCAATCCTGTCTTTTGA